A single region of the Bdellovibrio sp. GT3 genome encodes:
- a CDS encoding ribonucleotide-diphosphate reductase subunit beta, translating to MILDPGFNLTLRPMKYPTMYEMYKNGIKNTWTVDEIDFSTDLVDLHSKMTPAERHLISRLVAFFATGDSIVGNNLVLNLYKHVNSPEGRMYLSRQLYEEALHVQFYLTLLDSYIPNPDERAEAFAAIENIPSIKKKADFCFKWIDSINELNELRTKEDRRRFLMNLICFATCVEGLFFYAAFAYVYFLRSKGLLQGLASGTNWVFRDESMHMAFAIEVIKTARQEEPDLFNSQMEDMVVQMLEDAIECEMEFANDVLQLGVAGLSPKDMRQYLEYCADQRLESLSIAPRYNVKNPFDFMELQDMQELANFFERRVSAYQTGISGSVAFDEAF from the coding sequence ATGATTTTAGATCCAGGCTTTAACTTAACTCTTCGTCCAATGAAATACCCAACTATGTATGAAATGTACAAAAACGGTATCAAGAACACTTGGACTGTAGACGAAATCGATTTCTCTACAGACCTTGTAGACCTTCACTCAAAAATGACTCCGGCAGAAAGACATTTGATCTCTCGCCTGGTGGCATTCTTTGCGACGGGTGATTCTATCGTTGGTAACAATCTAGTTTTGAACTTGTACAAACACGTGAACTCTCCAGAGGGTCGCATGTATTTGTCTCGTCAACTATACGAAGAGGCTTTGCACGTTCAGTTCTATCTGACGCTTTTGGATTCATATATTCCAAATCCAGATGAACGCGCGGAAGCATTTGCTGCGATCGAAAACATCCCTTCTATCAAAAAGAAAGCAGATTTCTGCTTTAAATGGATCGACTCTATCAATGAGTTGAACGAACTTAGAACAAAAGAAGACCGTCGTCGCTTCTTGATGAACTTGATCTGCTTCGCAACTTGCGTTGAAGGTTTGTTCTTCTATGCAGCTTTCGCATACGTATACTTCTTGCGCTCTAAAGGTTTGTTGCAAGGTCTTGCATCTGGCACAAACTGGGTATTCCGTGATGAGTCTATGCACATGGCATTCGCGATCGAAGTTATCAAAACAGCTCGCCAAGAAGAACCAGATCTTTTCAATTCTCAAATGGAAGACATGGTTGTGCAAATGCTTGAAGACGCTATCGAATGCGAAATGGAATTTGCGAATGACGTTTTGCAATTGGGTGTGGCTGGTCTTTCTCCAAAAGACATGCGTCAGTATCTTGAATACTGCGCAGACCAACGCCTTGAAAGCTTGAGCATTGCTCCTCGTTACAACGTGAAAAACCCGTTCGACTTCATGGAGCTTCAAGACATGCAAGAACTTGCAAACTTCTTTGAAAGACGTGTTTCTGCATACCAAACTGGTATCAGCGGCTCGGTAGCCTTCGATGAGGCGTTCTAA
- a CDS encoding site-2 protease family protein: MDIAEIGAKIGIYFIPFLFALCFHEYAHGWVARLRGDNTAEQMGRLSMNPLVHMDMVGTLILPLVSIVLATPIFFGWAKPVPVNTRNLKNPRVDMFWIALAGPLSNILLAIVGAVLIGVVAKYFGGVVYAKGMIEILKAFLLTNLFLAFFNMIPLHPLDGGKVLARFLPAQINYKLEQNEHITSMVLMGLVLTGALRILAVPVFWSAQSLLTLALGGFGIS, translated from the coding sequence ATGGATATTGCAGAAATTGGCGCCAAGATTGGCATTTATTTTATCCCGTTCCTCTTTGCATTGTGCTTTCACGAGTATGCGCATGGATGGGTCGCACGCCTTCGTGGTGACAACACGGCGGAGCAAATGGGTCGCCTTTCCATGAACCCGTTGGTTCATATGGATATGGTCGGCACGCTTATTCTGCCATTGGTATCTATAGTATTGGCAACACCGATTTTCTTTGGGTGGGCCAAGCCTGTTCCTGTTAATACGCGTAATTTGAAAAATCCCCGTGTGGATATGTTTTGGATTGCATTGGCGGGGCCGCTTTCCAACATTCTGCTTGCGATTGTGGGCGCAGTGTTGATCGGTGTGGTCGCCAAGTATTTTGGTGGCGTGGTTTATGCCAAAGGAATGATTGAGATCCTAAAAGCATTTTTGCTGACAAATTTGTTTTTGGCGTTCTTCAATATGATCCCGCTTCATCCATTGGATGGCGGTAAAGTGCTCGCAAGATTTTTGCCGGCACAGATTAATTATAAATTAGAACAGAACGAACACATCACCAGCATGGTATTGATGGGATTGGTATTGACGGGTGCTTTGCGCATTCTGGCAGTTCCGGTTTTTTGGAGTGCACAAAGTTTACTTACGTTGGCGTTGGGTGGTTTCGGAATTTCCTAA
- a CDS encoding HTTM domain-containing protein yields MMNLKANLKKAWSLWDNFWFAPQNLLGLAFMRIVLCATLLYMSAMRFYNMQFFTDESWVSKANALLILPELGRPGFSWNFWPDSANSPMLTVSVVLFALLILGIGGRILMALAWVINAGFIYRNYPVNFGADVIGALFLFYMIFTNSCERLSVLNLFREKRTFKSSDAISSMMIRMMQVQIMAIYAYTGWEKLKGASWWDGTALWSVLANPQMTTMDFSFLREIPWVIPVLGYTTILFEVYFPPMVIWHKSRHLWLFMGLMMHLGIGIFMGLMPFATVMLSTYFLFLSPIMLQEKIVSKLDFSRN; encoded by the coding sequence ATGATGAATCTTAAAGCTAATCTGAAAAAAGCCTGGTCCTTATGGGATAACTTTTGGTTTGCTCCGCAAAATCTTCTGGGCCTTGCATTCATGCGTATCGTTTTGTGTGCAACGTTGCTCTATATGAGTGCGATGCGCTTTTACAATATGCAGTTTTTCACTGACGAAAGCTGGGTTTCCAAAGCCAATGCTTTGTTGATATTGCCAGAGTTGGGGAGACCGGGTTTCAGCTGGAATTTCTGGCCGGATTCAGCGAATTCCCCGATGCTGACTGTGTCGGTGGTTTTGTTTGCGCTGCTAATATTGGGAATTGGTGGTCGGATTTTGATGGCTTTGGCCTGGGTGATAAATGCAGGATTTATCTATCGCAATTATCCGGTGAACTTTGGTGCTGATGTGATCGGCGCCTTGTTTTTGTTTTACATGATTTTCACCAACTCCTGCGAGCGCTTGAGTGTTTTGAATCTATTCCGCGAAAAAAGAACCTTCAAATCGTCAGATGCTATTTCAAGTATGATGATCCGCATGATGCAAGTGCAGATCATGGCGATCTATGCCTATACGGGATGGGAAAAACTTAAAGGGGCCAGCTGGTGGGATGGAACCGCACTTTGGAGTGTGCTTGCAAACCCTCAGATGACCACTATGGATTTCAGTTTTCTAAGGGAAATCCCCTGGGTTATTCCGGTGTTGGGATATACGACCATTCTTTTTGAAGTCTATTTCCCACCGATGGTGATCTGGCATAAAAGCCGCCACCTATGGCTGTTTATGGGATTGATGATGCATTTGGGGATAGGGATCTTCATGGGGTTGATGCCATTTGCGACTGTAATGCTTTCCACCTACTTCTTATTCCTAAGCCCTATCATGTTGCAGGAAAAAATCGTCTCAAAACTGGACTTCTCCAGAAATTGA
- the scpB gene encoding SMC-Scp complex subunit ScpB, whose protein sequence is MSKKKNNSKKNKEVLDTEVMDNELTVATEVAADETAPEMIADEADASEELNELDGIESDASIFLQEEEESEGFLPEASDEETAEMEASEETSDDVSVEGTELDGFESADIEEVEFVDEDRLESIVESVLFASDRPVSLASLKLLFKGTNIKGDKLRRVLDQLAVEYAGGRRGVTLEEVPGGYQLRTKVDNMDFLKRTLKARQFKLSGPALETLSIVAYKQPCVKFDVDEIRGVESGHLLRALMEKNLVSFEGKSDLPGRPMQYGTTRKFLEIFGLRSLKELPTLSQIDELLPEGMDEQMAEEKPTLASITDSLVATGVDTVSYSSGEEELMKISSQLEEISTSSDFFAEEKRRQAEKRDLERAQNIRDALAMDEPVPTRDVNWLKKYDEALAAGTTLVQIKAEESAAKMAAFKNGSAGSAEVDGQEATTGDSQESTVGGYAADNTEASEELSADAELENELTEAEEAFDNDSDIEMASDDQMYADGEDEESSEEDELPFYGEADEIDGEGEAVT, encoded by the coding sequence ATGTCTAAGAAGAAAAATAACTCCAAAAAGAACAAAGAAGTTTTAGACACAGAAGTGATGGACAATGAGCTGACTGTGGCAACTGAAGTTGCAGCAGACGAAACAGCTCCGGAAATGATTGCAGATGAAGCTGATGCTTCTGAAGAACTGAACGAGCTTGATGGTATCGAGTCCGATGCATCCATTTTTCTTCAAGAAGAAGAGGAGTCTGAGGGTTTCTTGCCAGAGGCTTCTGATGAAGAAACTGCCGAAATGGAAGCTTCTGAAGAAACTTCAGATGATGTTTCTGTTGAAGGTACAGAGCTTGATGGCTTTGAGTCAGCGGATATCGAAGAAGTTGAATTCGTAGATGAAGACCGTCTGGAAAGTATCGTTGAGAGCGTCTTGTTTGCTTCTGATCGCCCGGTTTCTTTGGCCTCTTTGAAATTGCTTTTTAAAGGTACAAACATCAAAGGTGATAAACTTCGCCGCGTGCTGGATCAATTGGCAGTTGAATATGCTGGTGGCCGCCGTGGGGTGACTTTGGAAGAAGTTCCAGGTGGTTATCAGTTGCGTACCAAAGTCGACAACATGGACTTCCTAAAGCGCACTTTGAAAGCTCGTCAATTCAAGCTTTCCGGTCCGGCTTTGGAGACTTTGTCCATCGTTGCTTACAAACAACCGTGCGTGAAGTTCGATGTGGATGAAATTCGCGGGGTGGAATCAGGTCACTTGTTGCGCGCTTTGATGGAAAAGAATCTGGTTAGCTTTGAAGGTAAATCAGATCTTCCAGGTCGTCCTATGCAATACGGAACTACTCGTAAGTTCCTTGAAATCTTCGGTCTAAGATCTTTGAAAGAGCTTCCAACGCTTTCTCAAATCGATGAGTTGTTGCCGGAGGGTATGGATGAGCAAATGGCGGAAGAAAAACCGACATTGGCTTCCATCACAGATTCATTGGTGGCAACGGGTGTGGATACGGTTAGCTATTCTTCTGGTGAAGAGGAATTGATGAAGATCTCCTCTCAACTTGAGGAAATCTCGACGTCTTCTGACTTCTTTGCAGAAGAAAAGCGTCGTCAGGCTGAAAAGCGTGACCTTGAGCGTGCACAAAATATCCGTGATGCTTTGGCGATGGATGAACCCGTTCCAACTCGCGATGTGAATTGGTTGAAAAAATACGACGAGGCTTTGGCGGCAGGAACGACTTTGGTGCAAATCAAAGCTGAAGAATCAGCGGCAAAAATGGCGGCCTTCAAAAATGGTTCTGCTGGTTCTGCTGAAGTTGATGGTCAGGAAGCCACTACTGGAGACAGCCAAGAATCCACCGTTGGTGGATATGCTGCTGACAATACAGAGGCATCTGAGGAATTGTCCGCTGACGCTGAGTTAGAAAATGAATTGACTGAAGCCGAAGAAGCTTTCGACAATGATAGTGATATCGAGATGGCTTCTGACGATCAAATGTACGCTGATGGTGAGGACGAGGAGTCATCTGAGGAAGATGAACTACCGTTCTACGGAGAGGCGGACGAGATCGATGGCGAAGGTGAAGCCGTTACTTAA
- a CDS encoding segregation and condensation protein A encodes MSITVQLPKFEGPLGLLLYLIRKEEMDIMDIKIHEITKQYLDYIRLMKELDLEVAGEFIAMASTLIQIKSRMLLPQYDENGEVIEQEDPRKELVQKLLEYQKYQEAAKLLYDRPLVGRDVWLRGSRERLDEKEDEIILEDNALFSLISSYRKVLRSVKKKVHQVAAKAQSISSRVLELKDRLFVGQRVTMMELVNATEDRARQALITFLSLLELGKMGFVGLYQTEVYSDIWVDTKKPIETDVLSRVEEYDSMGSDRIAEQMMADAKKADPTEDLLDDSLDEAQVEQSAQMSFGETPVDFTTGMSDLTAEIAGMDAELDFLEAAEGETSEAVELASDEEILAAEGELFADTTAEEMVAESEVIVDLAEEAVAELEEQLEVVTFEPSEEVAVVAAEMVATTDDVVAESELVFEEFIDTDPKTEAEA; translated from the coding sequence ATGAGTATTACAGTTCAATTGCCCAAGTTTGAGGGACCTCTGGGCTTGTTGCTTTATCTCATCCGCAAGGAAGAGATGGATATTATGGATATCAAAATCCATGAGATCACAAAGCAGTACCTTGATTATATCCGTTTGATGAAGGAACTGGATTTGGAAGTTGCCGGTGAGTTTATCGCCATGGCTTCCACATTGATTCAAATCAAATCTCGCATGCTTTTGCCACAATACGATGAAAATGGCGAAGTGATCGAACAGGAAGATCCACGCAAAGAGTTGGTTCAAAAACTTCTTGAATATCAAAAGTATCAGGAAGCGGCGAAATTGCTTTATGACCGTCCTTTGGTGGGGCGTGATGTTTGGTTGCGTGGTTCCCGCGAAAGACTCGACGAAAAAGAAGACGAAATCATTCTTGAGGACAATGCCTTGTTCTCGTTGATTTCCTCGTATCGCAAAGTTTTGCGTTCTGTGAAAAAGAAAGTCCATCAGGTTGCAGCGAAAGCGCAATCCATTTCCAGCCGTGTGTTGGAGTTGAAAGACCGTCTTTTTGTGGGTCAAAGAGTGACCATGATGGAATTGGTGAATGCCACTGAAGACCGTGCTCGTCAGGCGTTGATCACATTCCTGTCATTGCTTGAGCTGGGTAAAATGGGTTTCGTCGGTCTTTATCAGACTGAAGTTTACTCTGACATTTGGGTCGATACTAAAAAACCAATCGAAACAGACGTTTTGTCCCGCGTAGAGGAATACGACTCTATGGGTTCAGACAGAATTGCTGAGCAAATGATGGCAGATGCTAAAAAAGCAGATCCAACAGAAGATCTTTTGGATGACAGCCTTGATGAAGCTCAAGTTGAGCAATCAGCGCAAATGAGTTTCGGTGAGACACCAGTTGATTTCACTACGGGCATGTCTGACCTGACAGCAGAAATTGCTGGTATGGATGCGGAGTTGGATTTCTTGGAGGCCGCTGAGGGTGAAACTTCAGAAGCGGTAGAGCTTGCCTCTGATGAAGAAATCCTGGCAGCTGAAGGGGAGTTGTTCGCTGATACGACTGCTGAGGAAATGGTCGCTGAATCTGAAGTGATTGTTGATTTGGCCGAAGAAGCTGTAGCAGAGCTTGAAGAGCAGCTGGAAGTTGTTACTTTTGAACCGTCAGAAGAAGTGGCTGTAGTGGCTGCTGAAATGGTTGCGACGACTGATGATGTTGTTGCTGAATCTGAATTAGTTTTTGAAGAATTTATTGATACTGATCCTAAGACTGAAGCTGAGGCGTAG
- a CDS encoding ribonucleoside-diphosphate reductase subunit alpha: MLETTAHIMRVKKRDGTLEPVDVTKIVERVTRNCQGLTQVDPLRVATKAISGLYDGATTNELDNLCISTASLLIGEEPEYSRLAARLLSTYVDEEVRSQKIQSFADSVNFGYQAGLLSEDTKNFVDNNKAALCAAIEPYRTDRFEYFGLRTVYDRYLLKNPTSRQVFETPQYFFMRVACGLAQTVDEAIEFYRLISSHDYMASTPTLFNSGTLRPQMSSCYLLDSPTDDLEAIYKKYTDIALLSKFAGGIGVAYSRIRSRGSLIKGTNGHSNGIIPWLKTMDSSVSAVNQGGKRKGAACVYLETWHADIEEFLELRDNTGDEAKRTHNLNLANWVPDLFMKRVETDGMWSLFDPRVVPHFVDTYGPEFEAAFEKAESEKLYTKQIKARDLYSRMMKTLAQTGNGWMTFKDASNMKANQTGEAGNVIHLSNLCTEILEVTSNSETAVCNLGSVNLGRHVENGQFNFEKLAKSVRTAVKYLDRVVDINFYPIDTAKDSNHKWRPVGLGVMGLQDAFFLLKLPFDSQAARELSAKIQEEIYYNALLTSCELAEKHGAHGAYEQTRAAKGLLQFDLWGVTPSQPERFNALKAKIKQHGLRNSLLIAIAPTATIASIVGCYEAIEPQVSNLFKRETLSGEFMQINKYLVQDLKAMGLWSEDLRNEIKLNDGSIDEIAAIPPQLKELYRTVWEVPMKSLIEMAAARGAYIDQAQSLNLFMESPTIGKVSSMYMYAWKQGVKTTYYLRSRPATKIAKTTVKSSNNGMGMSAETANTMNAATAIQAEAQATVAEAKKTYTDSEVIACSLENPEACEACQ; this comes from the coding sequence ATGTTGGAAACAACAGCTCACATCATGAGAGTCAAAAAGAGAGACGGAACTCTTGAACCAGTCGACGTAACGAAGATCGTTGAACGTGTGACTCGTAATTGCCAAGGTCTAACTCAAGTAGACCCACTTCGCGTAGCTACTAAAGCTATCAGTGGTCTATATGATGGCGCGACAACAAATGAGTTGGATAATCTTTGTATTTCCACCGCCTCTTTGTTGATCGGTGAAGAGCCAGAATACTCTCGCCTTGCGGCTCGCCTTTTGAGCACGTATGTAGACGAAGAAGTTCGCTCTCAAAAAATTCAATCTTTTGCAGACTCTGTTAACTTCGGCTACCAAGCTGGTTTGTTGTCTGAAGACACTAAAAACTTCGTGGATAACAACAAAGCAGCTCTTTGCGCGGCTATCGAGCCTTACCGCACAGACCGTTTTGAATACTTCGGTCTTAGAACTGTTTACGATCGCTATTTGTTGAAAAACCCAACATCACGCCAGGTGTTTGAAACACCTCAATACTTCTTTATGCGTGTGGCTTGTGGTTTGGCTCAAACAGTTGATGAAGCTATCGAGTTCTACCGTTTGATCTCTTCTCATGACTACATGGCTTCCACGCCAACATTGTTCAACTCTGGTACTTTGCGCCCTCAGATGTCTTCTTGCTATCTTTTGGATTCTCCAACTGATGACTTGGAAGCTATCTACAAAAAGTACACTGACATCGCTTTGCTTTCCAAATTCGCAGGCGGCATTGGTGTAGCTTACTCTCGTATCCGCTCTCGTGGTTCCTTGATCAAAGGTACAAATGGTCACTCCAACGGTATCATTCCTTGGTTGAAAACTATGGACTCTTCGGTGTCTGCAGTTAATCAAGGTGGTAAACGTAAAGGTGCTGCTTGTGTGTACTTGGAAACTTGGCATGCAGACATTGAAGAATTCCTTGAACTTCGCGACAACACAGGTGACGAAGCTAAACGTACTCACAACCTGAACCTGGCAAACTGGGTACCAGATTTGTTCATGAAACGTGTTGAAACTGATGGCATGTGGTCTTTGTTTGACCCACGCGTAGTTCCTCATTTTGTTGATACTTACGGTCCAGAATTCGAAGCTGCATTTGAAAAAGCAGAGTCGGAAAAACTATACACAAAACAAATCAAAGCTCGCGACCTGTACTCTCGCATGATGAAAACTCTTGCGCAGACTGGTAACGGCTGGATGACATTTAAAGATGCTTCCAACATGAAAGCCAACCAAACCGGTGAAGCTGGCAATGTGATCCATCTTTCCAACTTGTGCACAGAGATCCTGGAAGTAACTTCAAACTCTGAAACAGCAGTTTGTAACTTGGGTTCTGTAAACCTTGGCAGACACGTTGAAAATGGTCAGTTCAACTTCGAAAAACTGGCGAAATCTGTTCGTACAGCTGTGAAGTACTTGGACCGCGTTGTTGATATCAACTTCTACCCTATCGATACTGCTAAAGACTCCAACCACAAATGGCGTCCAGTTGGTTTGGGTGTGATGGGTCTTCAAGATGCATTCTTCTTGTTGAAGTTGCCTTTTGACTCTCAAGCGGCTCGTGAATTGTCAGCGAAAATCCAAGAAGAGATCTACTACAATGCTCTTTTGACTTCTTGCGAACTGGCTGAAAAACACGGTGCCCATGGTGCTTACGAGCAAACTCGTGCAGCTAAAGGTTTGTTGCAATTCGACCTTTGGGGTGTGACGCCTTCTCAACCAGAGCGTTTCAACGCTTTGAAAGCGAAGATCAAACAACACGGTTTGCGCAACTCTTTGTTGATCGCTATTGCTCCAACAGCAACTATCGCTTCTATCGTAGGTTGCTACGAAGCGATCGAGCCTCAAGTATCCAACTTGTTCAAACGTGAAACACTTTCTGGTGAGTTCATGCAGATCAATAAATACCTGGTGCAAGATCTTAAAGCGATGGGTCTTTGGTCTGAAGATCTTCGCAACGAAATCAAATTGAACGATGGTTCAATTGATGAAATCGCGGCGATCCCGCCACAATTGAAAGAATTGTACCGCACTGTTTGGGAAGTTCCGATGAAGTCATTGATTGAAATGGCTGCAGCTCGTGGCGCTTACATCGACCAAGCTCAATCTTTGAACTTGTTCATGGAAAGCCCAACAATCGGTAAAGTTTCTTCTATGTATATGTATGCATGGAAACAAGGTGTGAAAACGACTTATTACCTTCGCTCTCGTCCGGCGACTAAAATCGCCAAGACTACTGTGAAGTCTTCCAACAACGGTATGGGTATGTCCGCTGAAACTGCAAACACTATGAATGCAGCAACAGCGATCCAAGCCGAAGCACAGGCAACTGTGGCTGAAGCGAAGAAAACATACACTGACTCAGAAGTGATCGCTTGTTCTTTGGAAAATCCAGAGGCTTGCGAAGCTTGTCAGTAA